TCTCTCTGAGCTGCACCCGACCGCTGGCGATCGCCCGGAGGATCGAGAAGGCGGTGGTGTGCTCACGCCCGAATTCTTCGACGAGGAGCGCCTTGCCCTCCTCGCGCAGCGGCGCATCCTGACGGAGAATTAACGTGTCGATCAGGGCGAGGGGGTCCTTGCCGAGTAGGTCTGCATCGCCCGCCAGCGCATAATACTTCGGGCATCCTCCGAAGATGGTCCAGTGCCGGATGAGTTCCCTGAAGCCCCGACGCCCGCTCTTCCGGAGGAGTGCCGCGATGACACCGGAGTCGAACGGATGCACCCGGAGGTAGCCTGTCGCCCGCCGAGCCAGAGGCTCCCTGGCCCCCGCGAAAATTCGTTCCATGAGGCTGACGAGCGAGCCGACCGCAATCAGGTGGATCTTGCGCTCGTCGTGAAGGGTATCCCAGTGCTTCTGCAGGATAGAAAAGACGCTCGGATCCACATAGCGGAAATTCTGGAATTCGTCGAAGACAACCGTCAACGACGCGTCGCGGGCTGTGTCGAAGCAGGCCCGGATGAGCCCGTCCCAAGTCAGGCGCGCTCCACGAAACGCCGGTTGATGGGCCGCGAGGATTTCGGCGAACTCGGCCCGGAGGTCCTCCCCGCGCTTGCGGGTGACAAAGAAGTAAAGGGCCCGGGGCACGCTGCGGAGAAATTCACGAACCAGGGTGGTTTTCCCTATGCGCCGGCGGCCGAGCACCAGGGTGAACTGACTCTGCCGCTCGGCCCTCTGCTGGGTCTCTCGCAGGGTCTGGAGTTCCTTTTCCCGATTGACGAAGTGCATGTCAACCATTATGGCTGTCAACCATTATGGCTGTCAACCATAATGTTTATTCGGCGCCCTGGTGCGCGCGGGCTTGGCGGCTAATGCCGCTCGGCGCACCGGTGAGGAAGTGGCCGGGTCAGCGACTGCGGACGAACTGGTCGAACGGGCCCGAGATCCGGATGACCTCGTTCAGCGGCCAGGCCCCGCGGCGGATGGTGACGACAAAGAGGTCGCCGGCGATGCCGGTCCGGCGGGTCTGGTCGGTCACGGGCGCAAAGACCAGGCTCCTGGGGGCGTCGCCGTCCGTAAAGCTGGCGAACCCGGCTTGCTTGCCGTCGGGGCTCAGCACGAAGATCTCCCCGGCGTGGCGGTCGGCCACGAAGAGGTGGCGGGCCGGCCCCATGCTGATCCCGGCGGCGACGGGTCCGCGGAGGACGAGGCTCGGCGCGCCGTCGCCACCCACCTTCCAGATTGCTCCCGGCCCGCGCTGCCACGGGGCCTCGGCATCTCCGTCGCTCCCGATCCAGAGCTGCCCCGCATCGTCCGTCGCGAGCACCCGGGGGCGAGTCGCGGTGACGTAGCGCGGGTCCAGGACACGGCCCGAGGCGTTGAGCCGAACGACGAGCCCCTGGAGGCGGTCGGCGACGTACACGTTTCCTGCCGCGTCCACGGCCGCGCCCTCCGGCTGCCTGAGGAGTGGCGGCGTCCCGCGCTCCGGCGTGCCGCCGGCGAACAGCTCGGCGCGCCCATCGAGCATTCGGTAGAGGACGCCGATCCGCCGATCACGGTCGAAGGTGGTGACGAAGAGCTCCCGTCCACCCCGGATCGCCGCGATCTGGGGATTCGGGAGCGGCGGGCCGTGGAGGTAGCGCGGCTCGGTGCCCGGGGTCAGACGGGCACCGCCCGGCGTGATCCGGTAGATCGGCCAGAGGTCTTCGGCGTCACCGGCGAAGTAGCGGCGACCCGTCCGGGCAAGGTAGAGAAAGCCGGCACCGTCGACGGCGAGCGTCGAGGTCGCGGGGATGCCGCGGCCACCCCGTCCGGCATCGAACCCCTCGCCCGTCACGTAGGTCTGAGCGGTGAAGCCGGGCGGGAGGAGCAGCTCCGCGCTCGCGGGAACCGGGGCCAGAAGAAGTACAACGACCAGAGGCAGGCGCCATCCGCGCATCGTATCGCCCCACGCTGGCCGCACGGCCGGCGTGCCGCCGAACACCTCCTTCAAGGAGTTGGAAGTGTGGGCCCTACCGTATCCGGGGCCGACGCGGGCTGTCAAGGCGGGCCCCCGCGTTGACCGGACGCGGGGGCCGTGCTATCTATGGGGCCACTCTCCATGCTTGGCTCGGCTGAGGACGAAGCTCTCCTGTCCCTGAGCGAGGACGGAGGCGGGCTCTGTTTCGTTTCGCCTCACCTTCATCCTCTCTCCCTTGGGGGGAAGGGCGGGTTGGGAGCAGCGCCACTCGCCGTCGTGACGGGACCCATGGGCCCGTGGACATAGGAGAGTACGATGCCAGATCAGCTGCCGCCCGGTGAGGCGTACGCGAGGAACGTCGAGGCCGTCGGCTACTCAGCGCTCGAGGGTCGCCCGGCCTTCAAGCTCGCAATGCAGGTGGTCGGGGGGCACTGCTACCTCTACCTCGGCCACTTCTGGCACCGCGGCTGGTCCATCCTGGATGTCACCGATCCTGCGGCTCCGAACCTCGTCCGCTTCGTCCCCGGACCCGCCAACACCTTCACGGGCCAGATCCAGGTGGCCGACGGGAAGATGGTCACCGCCCTGGAACGGATGGCCCCTGAGTGGGGCGGAGACCCGAACGCCGCCAACGAAGAAGGCGTCTTGATCTGGGACGTGAGCCAGCCCACCGACCCGGTCCTCCTCGGCCATTTCAGGACGGGCGGCAAGGGCACCCACAGGAACTACTACGACGGCGGGCGCTACGTCCACCTGGCCAGTGGCCTCCCCGGGTACACGAACAACGTCTATCAGATCATCGACATCGAGGACCCCGCCCACCCGAAGGAGGTGTCACGCTGGTGGCTTCCGGGCCAGTGGCGCGACGCACGGGAGGCTCCGGAGGCGCCCGGCCATGCCTTCCTCCATGGCGGGGCCTACGTGGAGGGCGCCCGCGCGTACCTCCCCTACAGCAGCGCCGGGCTCGTGATCCTCGACACCAGCGACATCACGGCGCCACGCCTGGTGAGCCGCCTCCCGTTCTCGCCGCCGTTTCTCGCGTTCATCGCCGTCCACACGGCGGTGCCGCTTCCCTCCCGGAAACTCGTCGTCGTGAACTCGGAGGCCATTCAGGAAGGCTGCCGCGAGCCGGCCAAC
This Candidatus Rokuibacteriota bacterium DNA region includes the following protein-coding sequences:
- a CDS encoding ATP-binding protein, encoding MHFVNREKELQTLRETQQRAERQSQFTLVLGRRRIGKTTLVREFLRSVPRALYFFVTRKRGEDLRAEFAEILAAHQPAFRGARLTWDGLIRACFDTARDASLTVVFDEFQNFRYVDPSVFSILQKHWDTLHDERKIHLIAVGSLVSLMERIFAGAREPLARRATGYLRVHPFDSGVIAALLRKSGRRGFRELIRHWTIFGGCPKYYALAGDADLLGKDPLALIDTLILRQDAPLREEGKALLVEEFGREHTTAFSILRAIASGRVQLREIADVTGMPVTALPKELHRLQEEFGLVEREIPLGDRTGRLGRYRLQDSFLAFWFRYVYSFQSQLEAGRRDKVLALIRRDLPTLEGQVFETLIRQRLAQGDPTLKFPFDPDAVGRWWDRQGTEIDVVARTRTGTEAFIGECRLSADKVDRALLHGLLAKTEQVPWRQAARRVHSGVFTVGRVSPTIRDEARALNIALWEL